A region of Arabidopsis thaliana chromosome 5, partial sequence DNA encodes the following proteins:
- the PTM gene encoding PHD type transcription factor with transmembrane domain protein (PTM) (metalloendopeptidases;zinc ion binding;DNA binding; FUNCTIONS IN: DNA binding, zinc ion binding; INVOLVED IN: regulation of transcription, DNA-dependent; LOCATED IN: nucleus, chloroplast envelope; EXPRESSED IN: male gametophyte; EXPRESSED DURING: M germinated pollen stage; CONTAINS InterPro DOMAIN/s: DDT domain superfamily (InterPro:IPR018501), DDT domain, subgroup (InterPro:IPR018500), Zinc finger, PHD-type, conserved site (InterPro:IPR019786), DDT domain (InterPro:IPR004022), Zinc finger, PHD-type (InterPro:IPR001965), Zinc finger, FYVE/PHD-type (InterPro:IPR011011), Zinc finger, PHD-finger (InterPro:IPR019787); BEST Arabidopsis thaliana protein match is: PHD finger family protein (TAIR:AT5G22760.1); Has 3951 Blast hits to 3508 proteins in 213 species: Archae - 0; Bacteria - 0; Metazoa - 2460; Fungi - 377; Plants - 809; Viruses - 0; Other Eukaryotes - 305 (source: NCBI BLink).) produces the protein MEAKVPRPRGRPRKRQRLEDDNRKLNNRGKKQVLEVEPAVPISLLGCYMLKDFDDNEVFLGKIVSYDTGLYRVIYEDGDCEELESGDLRRLIISDSYLDDELRVRRKKLDKLILKKEEKKKRNSPENKAVELPNQVNGVQARAVTNSEDGDSYSDSESSESGDKRGSDLEIEAPLVPPVDLPPSSGTIGIPEEAVAHLLSVYGFLRSFSFQLYICPFELNDFVGALYFSGPNSLLDAVHVALLRALKGHLERLSSSKSVLASKCLRCIDWSLLDVLTWPVYLVQYFTAMGHASGPQWNIFNKFVVEIEYYSLPIGMKLKILQILCDDIFDVADLRDEIDAREESEIGFDPDRVATGLLENVPRRVHPRFAKTSAYKEKEVTDSSTNESKDLDSRCTNGGSNEVSSDLDGNSDECRICGMDGTLLCCDGCPLAYHSRCIGVVKMYIPDGPWFCPECTINKKGPKIAHGTSLRGAVQFGMDPHGRLFLGTCNHLLVLNISVNGDAVVKYYNVNDISKVVLVLISASSHTLEYVEICKAITQYWDLPEGISLREGEIGLTQAKDREDGKVSEITKSDSANISNRSHTQTVFDLPTSTLGNTNSAVTGGSCGIQGKKLAARVTYLGLSFKPNTYNNHYTNGELAVSAAASLAVLSSEETHEPDLRKYNSAKKAASSNILEQMKAFSLVAPRFFWPSPDKKEITRERCGWCHSCRLTSASRRGCMLNAAVAGATKGAMKIFSGLFPLKNGEGVLSSIAAYILYLEESLRGLIAGPFLSESPRKQWRKQVEEASTCKALKAPLLELEENICSIALSCDWFKQMDDWLIEHSIFQSAPVTLGVPQRRGPGRTKQNTQAEVTAEGSDADSFTWWRGGKLSKVILLKAVLSQPATKKAAWQGGSKKIPGLNYGDASYIPRRSRRSFWKAAVESSKNISQLALQVRYLDMSLRWRELVRPDQNLQNVKGPETDVAIFRNARICDKKLSDNKVSYGVFFGNQKHLPSRVMKNIMEVEKTQDRNEKYWLQEAHVPLYLIKEFEESLHRVQMPSSTKKPSKKLSKLQRKQLKASLMDIFSYIASRRDKMEKCSCASCDHDVLLRDTTTCSSCHGFCHKDCTSMSQHTNGNVEVLVTCKRCYLSKTRVPTNINHRQSTAPQFTINVRHQNAVIPVIKVKPPSQQLSSQKPRENTSGVKQVTPDSSVSKSKQKTLSCGVIWRKKNVEDTGVDFRNQNILLAGRSDKPSLEPVCGICLLPYNPGLTYIHCTKCEKWFHTEAVKLKDSQIPEVVGFKCCKCRRIRSPDCPYMDPKLKEQKQIKRIVFTNQKQRQGNSGLDSDSERMSEQKDSKPSTPLPATPLYPPDDVFIPEDDPLLVSVSKVKQITPSSFDLEWSTTAFAPGPQKLPVRRQVKREDSDAAYPELHPIVKPEAEEQALPVLTEWDLSGELLFDYEDMEFEPQTYFSLTELLTADDSGGGQYQENGDMVVSGNPQFEPTEKEECEDDMGPCQRCLQMDPAPDLLCTVCGLLIHSHCSPWSALPGSSWSCGQCREWQ, from the exons ATGGAAGCGAAGGTTCCTAGACCTAGGGGAAGACCGAGGAAACGTCAGAGATTAGAGGATGATAATCGAAAATTGAACAATCGAGGGAAAAAGCAAGTTCTGGAGGTTGAGCCTGCAGTGCCGATATCTTTACTTGGTTGTTATATGCTGAAAGATTTTGATGACAATGAAGTTTTTCTAGGGAAGATAGTGTCTTATGATACTGGGTTATATAGAGTGATATATGAGGATGGTGATTGTGAGGAATTGGAGAGTGGTGATCTTCGTCGTTTAATTATTTCGGATAGTTACTTAGACGATGAGTTACGTGTTAGAAGGAAGAAATTAGATAAACTTATACtgaagaaggaggagaaaaagaaacgaaattCGCCGGAGAACAAAGCAGTTGAGTTGCCAAATCAAGTAAATGGAGTGCAGGCACGAGCAGTTACGAACTCCGAAGATGGTGATTCATATAGTGACTCAGAGTCGTCTGAGAGTGGAGATAAGAGAGGTTCAGATCTTGAAATTGAGGCTCCTCTTGTTCCACCAGTGGATTTACCTCCTTCATCAGGGACAATTGGTATCCCAGAGGAGGCTGTGGCACATCTCTTATCTGTATATGGGTTCTTAAGGTCATTTAGTTTTCAGCTTTATATCTGCCCATTTGAACTCAATGATTTTGTGGGAGCGTTGTATTTCTCGGGACCAAATTCTTTGTTGGATGCTGTTCATGTGGCCTTGTTGCGGGCATTGAAGGGTCATCTAGAGAGACTTTCCTCCTCCAAGTCTGTCCTAGCCTCAAAATGCTTGAG GTGCATTGATTGGAGCTTGCTCGATGTGCTAACTTGGCCTGTTTATTTGGTTCAGTACTTTACTGCGATGGGGCATGCTAGTGGGCCTCAGTGgaacatttttaacaaatttgttgtgGAAATAGAATACTACTCGTTACCCATTGGGATGAAATTGAAGATTCTACAAATTCTCTGTGATGACATCTTTGATGTAGCTGATCTAAGAGATGAAATAGATGCTCGCGAAGAATCTGAAATTGGATTTGATCCTGATAGAGTTGCCACAGGTCTTCTTGAAAATGTACCTAGACGGGTCCACCCCAGATTCGCTAAAACCTCAGCTTACAAGGAAAAAGAGGTTACTGATAGCTCAACAAACGAGTCTAAAGATTTGGACTCAAGATGTACTAATGGCGGTTCAAATGAAGTTAGCTCAGATCTAGATGGAAACAGTGATGAATGTAGGATTTGTGGAATGGATGGAACCTTGCTTTGTTGTGATGGATGTCCTTTAGCATACCACTCAAGATGCATTGGTGtggtcaaaatgtatataCCAGATGGGCCATGGTTTTGTCCAGAGTGCACTATTAACAAAAAGGGGCCGAAGATTGCTCATGGAACCTCACTTAGAGGAGCTGTACAGTTTGGAATGGATCCACATGGGCGACTCTTCTTGGGTACTTGCAATCACTTACTGGT GCTTAACATATCTGTCAATGGAGATGCAGTTGTCAAGTACTACAATGTTAATGACATATCAAAAGTTGTACTAGTGCTTATATCTGCATCAAGCCATACACTAGAATATGTAGAGATTTGCAAAGCGATCACCCAATACTGGGATCTTCCTGAAGGTATCTCCTTGAGGGAAGGGGAGATTGGTTTAACTCAAGCAAAGGATAGAGAGGATGGCAAGGTTTCAGAGATCACTAAGTCAGATAGTGCAAATATTTCCAATAGAAGTCATACCCAGACTGTGTTTGACCTCCCTACATCTACTTTGGGTAATACCAACAGTGCTGTTACAGGAGGTTCATGTGGAATACAGGGGAAAAAATTGGCTGCTCGTGTTACCTACCTGGGTTTATCGTTTAAACCCAACACATACAATAATCATTACACAAATGGAGAATTGGCTGTATCTGCTGCTGCCAGTTTGGCTGTCCTATCGTCAGAGGAAACCCATGAACCTGACCTTCGCAAGTATAATAGTGCCAAGAAAGCTGCATCAAGTAACATCTTAGAGCAGATGAAAGCTTTTTCATTAGTAGCCCCCCGTTTCTTCTGGCCAAGTCCTGATAAGAAGGAGATTACCAGAGAAAGATGTGGTTGGTGTCATTCTTGCCGACTCACATCTGCAAGCAGGAGAGGATGCATGTTAAATGCAGCTGTAGCGGGTGCCACTAAGGGTGCAATGAAGATCTTCAGTGGTCTTTTTCCTCTAAAGAATGGGGAGGGAGTCCTTTCGAGTATTGCAGCATATATTCTATATCTAGAGGAAAGCTTGCGTGGTCTGATAGCTGGGCCATTTCTCAGTGAAAGTCCAAGAAAACAGTGGCGTAAGCAGGTAGAGGAAGCCTCGACATGCAAAGCCCTAAAAGCACCCCTCCTTGAA CTTGAGGAAAATATCTGCAGTATTGCTCTGTCATGCGATTGGTTTAAACAGATGGATGATTGGTTGATAGAACATTCTATTTTCCAAAGTGCTCCAGTTACACTTGGGGTTCCACAGAGACGTGGACCTGGTAGGACGAAGCAAAATACCCAGGCTGAAGTTACAGCTGAAGGTTCCGACGCTGATAGCTTTACATGGTGGCGAGGAGGGAAGTTATCAAAAGTTATTTTGTTGAAAGCAGTTTTGTCACAACCGGCAACAAAGAAAGCAGCTTGGCAAG GGGGTTCTAAAAAGATTCCTGGATTAAATTATGGTGATGCTTCTTACATCCCTAGGAGAAGCAGACGGTCTTTTTGGAAAGCTGCTGTTGAAAGTAGCAAGAATATATCTCAGCTTGCTCTTCAG GTAAGATATCTGGATATGAGTTTAAGATGGAGAGAACTTGTGCGGCCAGACCAAAATCTCCAGAATGTCAAAGGCCCAGAGACAGATGTTGCCATTTTTAGAAACGCTCGGATATGTGACAAAAAGCTTAGTGATAACAAGGTTAGCTACGGAGTTTTCTTTGGAAATCAAAAGCATCTGCCATCACGCGTCATGAAGAATATAATGGAGGTCGAGAAAACCCAAGATAGAAATGAAAAGTATTGGTTACAAGAAGCCCATGTTCCCCTATACTTGATCAAAGAATTTGAAGAGAGCTTGCATAGAGTACAAATGCCTTCTTCAACCAAGAAGCCATCCAAGAAATTATCAAAGCTTCAGAGAAAGCAGCTGAAAGCTTCCCTCATGgacatattttcatatatagcCTCAAGGAGGGACAAGATGGAGAAATGTTCTTGTGCATCATGTGATCATGATGTTCTATTACG GGATACAACAACATGCAGTTCTTGCCATG gaTTTTGTCACAAGGATTGCACTTCGATGTCTCAACACACAAATGGAAATGTTGAAGTTCTGGTCACCTGCAAACGGTGTTACCTTTCAAAAACTCGAGTTCCAACAAATATCAATCACAGACAGTCAACAGCACCCCAGTTCACGATCAACGTACGACATCAAAATGCAGTCATTCCAGTCATCAAGGTTAAGCCTCCTAGTCAACAATTATCATCCCAGAAGCCACGGGAGAACACTTCGGGAGTTAAACAAGTCACTCCTGATTCTAGTGTATCTAAGAGTAAACAGAAGACACTGTCCTGTGGAGTCATATGGAGGAAAAAGAACGTAGAGGACACAGGTGTTGATTTCCGGAATCAAAACATTCTCTTGGCCGGTAGATCAGATAAACCGAGCCTGGAACCGGTTTGTGGGATCTGCCTACTGCCGTATAATCCTGGGTTAACGTATATTCACTGTACAAAATGCGAAA AGTGGTTCCACACTGAAGCTGTTAAGCTCAAAGATTCACAAATTCCTGAAGTTGTTGGGTTCAAATGTTGCAAATGTCGACGTATACGATCCCCTGATTGCCCTTACATGGATCCCAAACTCAAGGAACAGAAGCAGATCAAAAGAATAGTCTTCACGAACCAGAAACAGAGGCAAGGAAATTCTGGGTTGGATTCTGATTCTGAAAGAATGTCTGAACAAAAAGACTCGAAACCTTCTACTCCGTTACCTGCCACTCCTTTATATCCTCCTGACGATGTATTTATTCCAGAAGATGATCCTCTCCTGGTATCAGTTTCCAAAGTCAAACAAATCACACCCAGTAGTTTCGATCTTGAATGGAGCACCACTGCTTTTGCGCCTGGACCCCAAAAGCTACCAGTTAGAAGGCAAGTGAAACGAGAAGATTCTGATGCAGCCTATCCTGAACTGCATCCTATTGTGAAACCCGAGGCAGAGGAGCAAGCTTTACCTGTTCTAACAGAATGGGATTTGTCTGGTGAGCTACTTTTCGACTACGAGGACATGGAATTTGAACCGCAAACTTATTTCTCGTTGACCGAGCTACTGACAGCCGATGATAGTGGTGGTGGTCAGTACCAGGAAAATGGTGATATGGTTGTTTCAGGAAACCCTCAGTTCGAAccaacagaaaaagaagagtgtGAAGATGATATGGGTCCATGTCAGAGATGTTTGCAAATGGATCCAGCGCCTGATCTTTTGTGCACGGTTTGTGGATTGCTTATACATTCTCACTGTTCTCCATGGTCAGCCTTACCCGGAAGTAGCTGGAGCTGTGGTCAATGCCGTGAGTGGCAGTAG
- the PTM gene encoding PHD type transcription factor with transmembrane domain protein (PTM) (metalloendopeptidases;zinc ion binding;DNA binding; FUNCTIONS IN: DNA binding, metalloendopeptidase activity, zinc ion binding; INVOLVED IN: proteolysis, regulation of transcription, DNA-dependent; LOCATED IN: nucleus, chloroplast envelope; EXPRESSED IN: male gametophyte; EXPRESSED DURING: M germinated pollen stage; CONTAINS InterPro DOMAIN/s: DDT domain (InterPro:IPR004022), Zinc finger, PHD-type, conserved site (InterPro:IPR019786), Zinc finger, PHD-type (InterPro:IPR001965), Peptidase M50 (InterPro:IPR008915), DDT domain superfamily (InterPro:IPR018501), DDT domain, subgroup (InterPro:IPR018500), Zinc finger, FYVE/PHD-type (InterPro:IPR011011), Zinc finger, PHD-finger (InterPro:IPR019787); BEST Arabidopsis thaliana protein match is: PHD finger family protein (TAIR:AT5G22760.1); Has 4444 Blast hits to 4001 proteins in 349 species: Archae - 111; Bacteria - 223; Metazoa - 2462; Fungi - 377; Plants - 907; Viruses - 0; Other Eukaryotes - 364 (source: NCBI BLink).): MEAKVPRPRGRPRKRQRLEDDNRKLNNRGKKQVLEVEPAVPISLLGCYMLKDFDDNEVFLGKIVSYDTGLYRVIYEDGDCEELESGDLRRLIISDSYLDDELRVRRKKLDKLILKKEEKKKRNSPENKAVELPNQVNGVQARAVTNSEDGDSYSDSESSESGDKRGSDLEIEAPLVPPVDLPPSSGTIGIPEEAVAHLLSVYGFLRSFSFQLYICPFELNDFVGALYFSGPNSLLDAVHVALLRALKGHLERLSSSKSVLASKCLRCIDWSLLDVLTWPVYLVQYFTAMGHASGPQWNIFNKFVVEIEYYSLPIGMKLKILQILCDDIFDVADLRDEIDAREESEIGFDPDRVATGLLENVPRRVHPRFAKTSAYKEKEVTDSSTNESKDLDSRCTNGGSNEVSSDLDGNSDECRICGMDGTLLCCDGCPLAYHSRCIGVVKMYIPDGPWFCPECTINKKGPKIAHGTSLRGAVQFGMDPHGRLFLGTCNHLLVLNISVNGDAVVKYYNVNDISKVVLVLISASSHTLEYVEICKAITQYWDLPEGISLREGEIGLTQAKDREDGKVSEITKSDSANISNRSHTQTVFDLPTSTLGNTNSAVTGGSCGIQGKKLAARVTYLGLSFKPNTYNNHYTNGELAVSAAASLAVLSSEETHEPDLRKYNSAKKAASSNILEQMKAFSLVAPRFFWPSPDKKEITRERCGWCHSCRLTSASRRGCMLNAAVAGATKGAMKIFSGLFPLKNGEGVLSSIAAYILYLEESLRGLIAGPFLSESPRKQWRKQVEEASTCKALKAPLLELEENICSIALSCDWFKQMDDWLIEHSIFQSAPVTLGVPQRRGPGRTKQNTQAEVTAEGSDADSFTWWRGGKLSKVILLKAVLSQPATKKAAWQGGSKKIPGLNYGDASYIPRRSRRSFWKAAVESSKNISQLALQVRYLDMSLRWRELVRPDQNLQNVKGPETDVAIFRNARICDKKLSDNKVSYGVFFGNQKHLPSRVMKNIMEVEKTQDRNEKYWLQEAHVPLYLIKEFEESLHRVQMPSSTKKPSKKLSKLQRKQLKASLMDIFSYIASRRDKMEKCSCASCDHDVLLRDTTTCSSCHGFCHKDCTSMSQHTNGNVEVLVTCKRCYLSKTRVPTNINHRQSTAPQFTINVRHQNAVIPVIKVKPPSQQLSSQKPRENTSGVKQVTPDSSVSKSKQKTLSCGVIWRKKNVEDTGVDFRNQNILLAGRSDKPSLEPVCGICLLPYNPGLTYIHCTKCEKWFHTEAVKLKDSQIPEVVGFKCCKCRRIRSPDCPYMDPKLKEQKQIKRIVFTNQKQRQGNSGLDSDSERMSEQKDSKPSTPLPATPLYPPDDVFIPEDDPLLVSVSKVKQITPSSFDLEWSTTAFAPGPQKLPVRRQVKREDSDAAYPELHPIVKPEAEEQALPVLTEWDLSGELLFDYEDMEFEPQTYFSLTELLTADDSGGGQYQENGDMVVSGNPQFEPTEKEECEDDMGPCQRCLQMDPAPDLLCTVCGLLIHSHCSPWSALPGSSWSCGQCRIRALGSITLGSFGAITQFKSILPDRSTKVDISLAGPFAGAALSVSMFAVGLFLSTEPDAANDLVQVPSMLFQGSLLLGLISRATLGYAALHAATVSIHPLVIAGWCGLTTTAFNMLPVGCLDGGRAVQGWKVLQLIQVYTII; the protein is encoded by the exons ATGGAAGCGAAGGTTCCTAGACCTAGGGGAAGACCGAGGAAACGTCAGAGATTAGAGGATGATAATCGAAAATTGAACAATCGAGGGAAAAAGCAAGTTCTGGAGGTTGAGCCTGCAGTGCCGATATCTTTACTTGGTTGTTATATGCTGAAAGATTTTGATGACAATGAAGTTTTTCTAGGGAAGATAGTGTCTTATGATACTGGGTTATATAGAGTGATATATGAGGATGGTGATTGTGAGGAATTGGAGAGTGGTGATCTTCGTCGTTTAATTATTTCGGATAGTTACTTAGACGATGAGTTACGTGTTAGAAGGAAGAAATTAGATAAACTTATACtgaagaaggaggagaaaaagaaacgaaattCGCCGGAGAACAAAGCAGTTGAGTTGCCAAATCAAGTAAATGGAGTGCAGGCACGAGCAGTTACGAACTCCGAAGATGGTGATTCATATAGTGACTCAGAGTCGTCTGAGAGTGGAGATAAGAGAGGTTCAGATCTTGAAATTGAGGCTCCTCTTGTTCCACCAGTGGATTTACCTCCTTCATCAGGGACAATTGGTATCCCAGAGGAGGCTGTGGCACATCTCTTATCTGTATATGGGTTCTTAAGGTCATTTAGTTTTCAGCTTTATATCTGCCCATTTGAACTCAATGATTTTGTGGGAGCGTTGTATTTCTCGGGACCAAATTCTTTGTTGGATGCTGTTCATGTGGCCTTGTTGCGGGCATTGAAGGGTCATCTAGAGAGACTTTCCTCCTCCAAGTCTGTCCTAGCCTCAAAATGCTTGAG GTGCATTGATTGGAGCTTGCTCGATGTGCTAACTTGGCCTGTTTATTTGGTTCAGTACTTTACTGCGATGGGGCATGCTAGTGGGCCTCAGTGgaacatttttaacaaatttgttgtgGAAATAGAATACTACTCGTTACCCATTGGGATGAAATTGAAGATTCTACAAATTCTCTGTGATGACATCTTTGATGTAGCTGATCTAAGAGATGAAATAGATGCTCGCGAAGAATCTGAAATTGGATTTGATCCTGATAGAGTTGCCACAGGTCTTCTTGAAAATGTACCTAGACGGGTCCACCCCAGATTCGCTAAAACCTCAGCTTACAAGGAAAAAGAGGTTACTGATAGCTCAACAAACGAGTCTAAAGATTTGGACTCAAGATGTACTAATGGCGGTTCAAATGAAGTTAGCTCAGATCTAGATGGAAACAGTGATGAATGTAGGATTTGTGGAATGGATGGAACCTTGCTTTGTTGTGATGGATGTCCTTTAGCATACCACTCAAGATGCATTGGTGtggtcaaaatgtatataCCAGATGGGCCATGGTTTTGTCCAGAGTGCACTATTAACAAAAAGGGGCCGAAGATTGCTCATGGAACCTCACTTAGAGGAGCTGTACAGTTTGGAATGGATCCACATGGGCGACTCTTCTTGGGTACTTGCAATCACTTACTGGT GCTTAACATATCTGTCAATGGAGATGCAGTTGTCAAGTACTACAATGTTAATGACATATCAAAAGTTGTACTAGTGCTTATATCTGCATCAAGCCATACACTAGAATATGTAGAGATTTGCAAAGCGATCACCCAATACTGGGATCTTCCTGAAGGTATCTCCTTGAGGGAAGGGGAGATTGGTTTAACTCAAGCAAAGGATAGAGAGGATGGCAAGGTTTCAGAGATCACTAAGTCAGATAGTGCAAATATTTCCAATAGAAGTCATACCCAGACTGTGTTTGACCTCCCTACATCTACTTTGGGTAATACCAACAGTGCTGTTACAGGAGGTTCATGTGGAATACAGGGGAAAAAATTGGCTGCTCGTGTTACCTACCTGGGTTTATCGTTTAAACCCAACACATACAATAATCATTACACAAATGGAGAATTGGCTGTATCTGCTGCTGCCAGTTTGGCTGTCCTATCGTCAGAGGAAACCCATGAACCTGACCTTCGCAAGTATAATAGTGCCAAGAAAGCTGCATCAAGTAACATCTTAGAGCAGATGAAAGCTTTTTCATTAGTAGCCCCCCGTTTCTTCTGGCCAAGTCCTGATAAGAAGGAGATTACCAGAGAAAGATGTGGTTGGTGTCATTCTTGCCGACTCACATCTGCAAGCAGGAGAGGATGCATGTTAAATGCAGCTGTAGCGGGTGCCACTAAGGGTGCAATGAAGATCTTCAGTGGTCTTTTTCCTCTAAAGAATGGGGAGGGAGTCCTTTCGAGTATTGCAGCATATATTCTATATCTAGAGGAAAGCTTGCGTGGTCTGATAGCTGGGCCATTTCTCAGTGAAAGTCCAAGAAAACAGTGGCGTAAGCAGGTAGAGGAAGCCTCGACATGCAAAGCCCTAAAAGCACCCCTCCTTGAA CTTGAGGAAAATATCTGCAGTATTGCTCTGTCATGCGATTGGTTTAAACAGATGGATGATTGGTTGATAGAACATTCTATTTTCCAAAGTGCTCCAGTTACACTTGGGGTTCCACAGAGACGTGGACCTGGTAGGACGAAGCAAAATACCCAGGCTGAAGTTACAGCTGAAGGTTCCGACGCTGATAGCTTTACATGGTGGCGAGGAGGGAAGTTATCAAAAGTTATTTTGTTGAAAGCAGTTTTGTCACAACCGGCAACAAAGAAAGCAGCTTGGCAAG GGGGTTCTAAAAAGATTCCTGGATTAAATTATGGTGATGCTTCTTACATCCCTAGGAGAAGCAGACGGTCTTTTTGGAAAGCTGCTGTTGAAAGTAGCAAGAATATATCTCAGCTTGCTCTTCAG GTAAGATATCTGGATATGAGTTTAAGATGGAGAGAACTTGTGCGGCCAGACCAAAATCTCCAGAATGTCAAAGGCCCAGAGACAGATGTTGCCATTTTTAGAAACGCTCGGATATGTGACAAAAAGCTTAGTGATAACAAGGTTAGCTACGGAGTTTTCTTTGGAAATCAAAAGCATCTGCCATCACGCGTCATGAAGAATATAATGGAGGTCGAGAAAACCCAAGATAGAAATGAAAAGTATTGGTTACAAGAAGCCCATGTTCCCCTATACTTGATCAAAGAATTTGAAGAGAGCTTGCATAGAGTACAAATGCCTTCTTCAACCAAGAAGCCATCCAAGAAATTATCAAAGCTTCAGAGAAAGCAGCTGAAAGCTTCCCTCATGgacatattttcatatatagcCTCAAGGAGGGACAAGATGGAGAAATGTTCTTGTGCATCATGTGATCATGATGTTCTATTACG GGATACAACAACATGCAGTTCTTGCCATG gaTTTTGTCACAAGGATTGCACTTCGATGTCTCAACACACAAATGGAAATGTTGAAGTTCTGGTCACCTGCAAACGGTGTTACCTTTCAAAAACTCGAGTTCCAACAAATATCAATCACAGACAGTCAACAGCACCCCAGTTCACGATCAACGTACGACATCAAAATGCAGTCATTCCAGTCATCAAGGTTAAGCCTCCTAGTCAACAATTATCATCCCAGAAGCCACGGGAGAACACTTCGGGAGTTAAACAAGTCACTCCTGATTCTAGTGTATCTAAGAGTAAACAGAAGACACTGTCCTGTGGAGTCATATGGAGGAAAAAGAACGTAGAGGACACAGGTGTTGATTTCCGGAATCAAAACATTCTCTTGGCCGGTAGATCAGATAAACCGAGCCTGGAACCGGTTTGTGGGATCTGCCTACTGCCGTATAATCCTGGGTTAACGTATATTCACTGTACAAAATGCGAAA AGTGGTTCCACACTGAAGCTGTTAAGCTCAAAGATTCACAAATTCCTGAAGTTGTTGGGTTCAAATGTTGCAAATGTCGACGTATACGATCCCCTGATTGCCCTTACATGGATCCCAAACTCAAGGAACAGAAGCAGATCAAAAGAATAGTCTTCACGAACCAGAAACAGAGGCAAGGAAATTCTGGGTTGGATTCTGATTCTGAAAGAATGTCTGAACAAAAAGACTCGAAACCTTCTACTCCGTTACCTGCCACTCCTTTATATCCTCCTGACGATGTATTTATTCCAGAAGATGATCCTCTCCTGGTATCAGTTTCCAAAGTCAAACAAATCACACCCAGTAGTTTCGATCTTGAATGGAGCACCACTGCTTTTGCGCCTGGACCCCAAAAGCTACCAGTTAGAAGGCAAGTGAAACGAGAAGATTCTGATGCAGCCTATCCTGAACTGCATCCTATTGTGAAACCCGAGGCAGAGGAGCAAGCTTTACCTGTTCTAACAGAATGGGATTTGTCTGGTGAGCTACTTTTCGACTACGAGGACATGGAATTTGAACCGCAAACTTATTTCTCGTTGACCGAGCTACTGACAGCCGATGATAGTGGTGGTGGTCAGTACCAGGAAAATGGTGATATGGTTGTTTCAGGAAACCCTCAGTTCGAAccaacagaaaaagaagagtgtGAAGATGATATGGGTCCATGTCAGAGATGTTTGCAAATGGATCCAGCGCCTGATCTTTTGTGCACGGTTTGTGGATTGCTTATACATTCTCACTGTTCTCCATGGTCAGCCTTACCCGGAAGTAGCTGGAGCTGTGGTCAATGCC GAATTAGGGCACTAGGAAGCATTACACTAGGAAGCTTTGGTGCAATCACACAG TTCAAGTCGATTCTTCCTGACCGGAGTACAAAAGTTGACATTTCGCTAGCTGGTCCATTTGCTGGAGCTGCACTCTCAGTTTCCATGTTTGCTGTTGGTCTGTTCCTATCTACAGAACCAGATGCAGCTAACGACCTGGTCCAGGTTCCCAGCATGTTATTTCAAGGTTCATTACTTCTTGGACTCATCAGCAGAGCAACTCTGGGATATGC AGCTTTGCATGCTGCGACAGTTTCAATCCACCCGCTTGTAATTGCCGGATG GTGTGGTTTAACAACAACAGCATTTAATATGCTTCCAGTGGGATGTTTGGATGGAGGAAGAGCTGTACAG GGATGGAAAGTGTTGCAGTTGATTCAAGTGTATACTATTATATAA